Proteins from a genomic interval of Clostridium scatologenes:
- the ymfI gene encoding elongation factor P 5-aminopentanone reductase: MESLTGKVAVVTGSSRGIGRYIALEMAKAGASVVINYINNEKEAISTLEEIRKIGRAAIIVKADVSVYEQAEILINSAIEHFGKIDILVNNAGVSYIGLFMDMNEKQWEKIINVNLNGVINCSHNIIPHMVSKKSGCIVNVSSMWGNVGASCEVIYSASKGAVNLFTKALAKEMAPSNIRINAVAPGVIDTEMNSFLNKEEREALEEEIPIGKFGKGEDIGKTVVFLCSDAAKYITAQIITIDGGMN, encoded by the coding sequence GTGGAAAGTTTAACAGGAAAAGTGGCAGTAGTTACAGGTTCCTCTAGAGGCATAGGAAGATATATAGCATTAGAAATGGCTAAGGCAGGAGCATCTGTAGTGATAAATTATATAAACAATGAAAAAGAAGCTATAAGTACTTTGGAGGAAATTAGAAAAATTGGTAGAGCTGCTATTATAGTAAAAGCAGATGTTAGTGTATATGAACAAGCTGAAATCCTTATAAATAGTGCTATAGAACACTTTGGAAAAATAGATATATTAGTTAATAATGCAGGAGTTTCATACATAGGTCTTTTTATGGATATGAATGAAAAGCAGTGGGAAAAAATTATTAATGTCAATTTAAATGGAGTTATCAATTGTTCTCATAATATTATTCCACATATGGTTAGTAAAAAATCTGGATGTATAGTAAATGTATCTTCAATGTGGGGAAATGTTGGAGCATCTTGTGAGGTAATATATTCTGCTTCTAAAGGGGCTGTGAATTTATTTACGAAAGCTTTAGCAAAAGAGATGGCGCCTTCCAATATAAGAATAAATGCAGTGGCTCCAGGTGTTATAGATACGGAAATGAATAGTTTTTTAAATAAAGAAGAAAGAGAAGCTTTAGAAGAAGAGATTCCTATAGGTAAGTTTGGCAAGGGTGAAGATATAGGTAAAACTGTTGTTTTTTTGTGTAGTGATGCTGCAAAATATATTACTGCTCAAATAATAACAATAGATGGTGGAATGAATTAA
- a CDS encoding SH3 domain-containing protein, whose translation MNKSKKLVFAFFISASLMNAKCLLHNSVHAAGIMPNPQDASYVSDSNIFTKYGYKGQCTWFTYGRVLEKLSINLPSEFYGNAVDWWYANAKDKVYSYGSEPKANSIVVWGGGNKGYGHVAFVEKVEGDTVYFNEGNFNIRGAYDGQLKSLSKEEIKNRGNLFLKGYIYVSSSSSNNSNSGQTNNSNTNSNNTQSEQSKSANGLVNISSYNSTLNVRSSANGSSGVIGSLKKGSSVNIVAVSGDWYKIKYNSSYGYVSSKYISLGSSTNSSSNTQPEQSKSASGLVNISSYSSTLNVRSSASSSSGVIGALKKGSSVNVVAVSSDWYKIKYNSSYGYVSSKYISLGSSQPVVNNSNTTSTAPVTNLTSNKFGVVNLNNQSSYLNLRNNPSGNVIGSLPSGTKLQILGTSGNWYKVNSNGTVGYVSADYVSISSGSTVTTTVATNPQPQTSGKVGTVTLSNKNSTLNLRSAPWTGRVLSELAYGSKVQILSSSGRWYKVQAGSTVGFVHSDYIAL comes from the coding sequence GCCAAATCCACAAGATGCCTCTTATGTAAGCGATTCAAATATTTTTACTAAATATGGATATAAGGGACAGTGTACTTGGTTTACTTACGGAAGAGTTTTAGAAAAGTTATCTATAAACTTACCTTCAGAATTCTATGGAAATGCCGTAGATTGGTGGTATGCTAATGCAAAAGACAAAGTATACAGTTATGGTTCTGAACCTAAAGCTAATTCTATAGTTGTCTGGGGCGGTGGAAATAAAGGCTATGGTCATGTTGCCTTTGTAGAAAAAGTAGAAGGAGATACTGTATATTTTAATGAGGGTAATTTCAATATTAGAGGCGCATATGATGGCCAATTGAAATCTTTATCTAAAGAAGAAATAAAAAATAGAGGAAATTTATTTTTAAAGGGATACATCTATGTATCATCATCTTCTTCTAACAATTCAAATAGTGGACAAACTAATAATTCAAATACTAATAGTAATAACACTCAATCAGAACAATCTAAGTCCGCTAACGGATTGGTTAATATTTCCAGTTACAATTCTACTCTCAATGTAAGAAGTAGTGCTAATGGATCTTCAGGCGTTATAGGCTCCTTAAAAAAGGGAAGTTCTGTAAATATAGTTGCTGTTAGTGGTGACTGGTATAAAATTAAATATAATTCATCCTATGGTTATGTAAGTTCTAAATACATAAGCCTTGGTTCAAGTACTAATAGTAGTAGTAACACTCAACCAGAACAATCTAAATCTGCCAGTGGCCTAGTTAATATTTCTAGCTACAGTTCTACCCTTAACGTAAGAAGTAGTGCCAGTAGTTCTTCAGGAGTTATTGGAGCTTTAAAAAAGGGAAGTTCTGTAAACGTAGTTGCTGTTAGTAGTGACTGGTATAAAATAAAATATAACTCCTCCTATGGTTATGTAAGTTCTAAATACATAAGCCTTGGTTCAAGTCAGCCTGTAGTTAATAATTCTAACACCACTAGTACTGCTCCTGTTACTAATTTAACTTCAAACAAATTTGGTGTTGTAAACTTAAATAATCAATCTTCTTATCTAAATTTAAGAAATAATCCTTCAGGTAATGTTATAGGAAGCTTACCTTCTGGAACTAAGCTTCAAATATTGGGTACTTCCGGCAATTGGTATAAAGTGAATTCAAATGGAACTGTAGGATACGTATCTGCTGATTATGTTTCTATTTCTTCTGGAAGCACTGTTACTACTACTGTAGCTACTAATCCTCAACCACAAACTAGCGGAAAAGTTGGCACCGTAACTCTTAGTAATAAAAATTCAACCTTAAATTTGAGATCTGCACCATGGACAGGAAGAGTACTTTCTGAGCTTGCTTATGGCAGTAAGGTTCAAATATTATCCTCCAGCGGTCGTTGGTACAAAGTACAAGCAGGATCTACTGTTGGATTTGTACATTCAGATTATATAGCATTATAA
- a CDS encoding GntR family transcriptional regulator — protein MLIKIDFESDTPIYAQLKREIIQGIAKGELKEGDGLPSVRQMAEDIGINMHTVNKAYNILKIDGFITIDRRKGAIINKMLKTYSEEYMENLLEELRYIIAEAYCRGVDEKNFLNISEKIFKEYT, from the coding sequence ATGTTAATAAAAATAGATTTTGAATCAGATACACCTATATATGCTCAGTTAAAAAGAGAAATAATACAAGGCATAGCAAAGGGTGAATTAAAAGAAGGAGATGGTCTTCCCTCAGTTAGACAAATGGCAGAGGATATAGGAATAAATATGCATACTGTTAATAAAGCATATAATATACTTAAAATAGATGGCTTTATAACTATAGATAGGAGAAAAGGTGCCATAATAAATAAAATGTTGAAAACATATTCTGAGGAATATATGGAAAATTTATTAGAAGAATTGAGATACATAATAGCAGAAGCCTACTGTAGGGGTGTAGATGAAAAAAATTTTTTAAACATTAGTGAAAAAATATTTAAGGAATACACATAG
- a CDS encoding response regulator: MYKIIILDDMAYIRYRVKQLLADEGIEIYEAATSFDFFNKLYDKKNEINLIILEVGLSAEDGFEVLKKIKAMNLKIPIMVLTKMNTRMDFITCIKEGISEYILKPFDPKIFLKRIDNLIVSHEKGEEPEEIIYLNFKEYMIKQISKAKEENTQVSIMMVSLVKPGSDLYGEKIDIKETYLVLIDSVYEKLKSLFKLPDLFVKHGFSNFVGVIPWKDKSPMDKIEKNIQSSYREIKNKDSRYKEYEIESVFVTYPEDGQESEELLDNLEAKMQKKISGSDKQK; the protein is encoded by the coding sequence ATGTATAAGATAATAATATTAGATGATATGGCATATATAAGATATAGAGTAAAGCAATTATTAGCTGATGAAGGTATAGAAATTTATGAAGCTGCTACATCCTTTGATTTTTTTAATAAGCTTTATGATAAAAAGAATGAGATAAACCTAATAATATTGGAAGTTGGATTAAGTGCTGAAGATGGATTTGAAGTTTTAAAAAAGATCAAAGCAATGAATTTGAAAATACCTATAATGGTATTAACTAAAATGAATACAAGAATGGATTTTATAACATGTATAAAAGAGGGAATTTCTGAATATATTTTAAAACCATTTGATCCAAAAATATTTTTGAAGAGAATAGATAACTTAATTGTGTCACATGAAAAGGGAGAAGAACCAGAAGAAATAATTTACTTAAACTTTAAAGAGTACATGATAAAACAAATAAGTAAGGCAAAAGAAGAAAATACACAAGTTTCAATTATGATGGTGAGTTTGGTAAAACCAGGTTCGGATTTATATGGAGAGAAAATTGACATAAAAGAAACCTATTTAGTTTTAATAGATTCAGTATATGAAAAATTAAAAAGTTTATTTAAATTACCAGATTTATTTGTAAAGCATGGTTTTTCAAATTTTGTAGGGGTTATTCCATGGAAAGATAAAAGTCCTATGGATAAAATAGAGAAGAACATACAAAGCAGCTATAGGGAAATTAAAAATAAAGATTCTAGATACAAAGAGTATGAAATAGAAAGTGTTTTTGTTACTTATCCTGAAGATGGACAAGAAAGTGAAGAATTGTTGGATAATTTAGAAGCAAAAATGCAGAAGAAAATTAGTGGTAGTGATAAGCAAAAATAG
- a CDS encoding DUF1648 domain-containing protein, with the protein MDNRIISSISIILIVILIFFIQVLMPRLTRKEIYFGIRIPKNQLESEKLKSIYRKYVRNNIVVSIPYIIIVFLLCYYFDSYFEVLNVVLVLAYLVISFFIYFIANKEVRKVKSELNWGKNKKSVVVIDTNFTKEKGKNMLVSPWWFLISLLMIVINLYIGYRVYDNLPDIVPTHFNFAGEANGWTPKSYKLIMQMPIAQIFVTIVMFFSYKIIGWSKQQISASNPHSSKERNRIFRYRWSAYMILMTIAINILFTIGNLSILQVIKMSAKASMIVIFTITMLIIISSIIMSLKTGQGGSKIKVENMDEENEKVQDRDDDKYWKLANSIYVNKDDPAIFVEKRFGIGWTMNFGNTKSIIITVVFIISIIALPILIH; encoded by the coding sequence ATGGATAATAGAATAATATCATCAATATCAATAATATTAATTGTAATTTTAATATTTTTTATTCAAGTTTTAATGCCTAGACTTACTAGAAAAGAAATATATTTTGGTATAAGAATACCTAAAAATCAACTTGAAAGTGAAAAATTAAAAAGTATTTATAGGAAGTATGTAAGAAACAATATAGTGGTTTCAATACCATATATAATTATAGTGTTTTTACTATGCTATTATTTTGATTCTTATTTTGAAGTATTAAATGTTGTATTAGTATTAGCTTATTTGGTCATAAGTTTTTTTATTTATTTTATAGCTAATAAGGAAGTAAGAAAAGTAAAAAGTGAATTAAATTGGGGTAAAAATAAAAAATCAGTAGTTGTTATTGATACTAATTTTACTAAAGAAAAAGGGAAAAATATGTTAGTGTCACCATGGTGGTTTTTAATATCTTTACTTATGATAGTTATAAATTTATATATAGGATATAGAGTGTATGACAATCTACCTGATATTGTGCCAACTCATTTTAATTTTGCTGGTGAGGCAAATGGATGGACTCCAAAATCATATAAGCTAATTATGCAAATGCCTATAGCGCAGATTTTTGTAACTATAGTTATGTTTTTTTCTTATAAAATTATTGGATGGTCAAAGCAGCAAATAAGTGCTTCAAATCCACATTCATCTAAAGAAAGAAATAGAATATTTAGATATAGATGGTCAGCTTATATGATATTGATGACTATAGCTATAAATATTTTATTTACTATAGGAAATTTAAGCATACTTCAAGTTATAAAAATGAGTGCTAAAGCTAGTATGATTGTTATATTTACAATAACAATGCTTATAATTATTAGTAGTATTATTATGTCTTTAAAAACAGGCCAAGGTGGAAGTAAGATTAAAGTTGAAAATATGGATGAAGAGAATGAAAAAGTACAAGATAGGGATGATGATAAGTATTGGAAGCTAGCTAATAGTATTTATGTAAATAAGGATGATCCAGCCATTTTTGTAGAAAAAAGGTTTGGCATAGGATGGACCATGAATTTTGGAAATACTAAAAGTATAATAATTACTGTTGTGTTTATAATATCAATCATTGCACTACCAATATTGATTCATTAA
- a CDS encoding methyl-accepting chemotaxis protein yields MRNISTKLQLNNIVKIHFINSVGIKIMLQITALLILVCGILGYVSYSSSYNSLEYTIRSFLESKAYDSSALISSTIQQDIRVMNEIASRPEIKSMNIQIQNPILLSEAKDLEYINLNIIEPNGLIYLAGGEKTQTDLSLANNLYLKEALKGKASISDPVTNVEGEQIIAIAVPIKNESGQVIGALFSNMTTKKLNEIVQKTKVGSSGYSFIINKEGTKVAHKDLKLVLNKDNTIKNVNKDKNLVQLAQLESKMIKEEKGSGYYVKDGKEMFMSYAPIPDTEWSMALTIPKQEIFNEANELKYKFIIMTILFILIGMVVGFIISKSIKQPLLKIKKYAQQLSNCNLSHRISIDRKDEFGQVANSLNTAINNVEKIIYSVKLNGKDTLQSTNDINSMFEKIHEHVENVSHKSNKISANMQQASAYIEELTCKSLNIEDEINNTVEEARNGLELANSIKSRANSMKNETENSRAKILGIYSESKEKLNAALQNTKVVENISTMAEVIKDISKKTNLLALNAAIEAARAGEHGKGFSIVADEIRKLAEQSNGVVQDIQENVKSVLNSVERLSESSKFILNVIDNEILESYDKIMLVSDDYKNDGSKFQSIIEGFNVLLQDIYVSIEEMTVNMKTLAESMGECADASTNIVDNIENLKEENLHICDKSSKNAQGAEQLLQSISEFKIKLCKES; encoded by the coding sequence AACTGCACTACTTATACTTGTATGTGGAATTTTAGGTTATGTTTCATATAGTAGTTCTTACAATAGTTTGGAGTACACTATTAGATCTTTTTTAGAATCTAAAGCTTATGATAGTTCAGCGCTTATAAGTTCAACTATTCAACAAGATATTAGAGTAATGAATGAAATAGCTTCTAGGCCAGAAATTAAATCCATGAATATTCAAATACAAAATCCAATACTTTTATCAGAAGCTAAAGATTTAGAATATATAAATTTAAATATAATTGAACCTAATGGGTTAATTTATTTAGCAGGTGGAGAGAAAACTCAAACTGATCTTTCTTTAGCAAATAATTTGTATTTAAAAGAAGCATTAAAAGGTAAAGCCTCCATATCTGACCCAGTTACAAATGTAGAAGGAGAACAAATTATAGCTATAGCAGTACCTATAAAAAATGAAAGTGGACAAGTAATTGGAGCTCTATTTTCTAATATGACTACTAAAAAATTAAATGAAATAGTTCAAAAAACCAAAGTAGGTAGCAGTGGATATAGCTTTATAATAAATAAAGAAGGTACTAAAGTTGCACATAAAGATTTAAAACTAGTTTTAAACAAGGATAATACAATTAAAAATGTTAATAAAGATAAAAATTTAGTTCAATTAGCACAATTAGAGAGTAAAATGATAAAAGAAGAAAAAGGTTCTGGATATTATGTTAAAGATGGAAAAGAAATGTTTATGTCATATGCTCCTATTCCAGATACAGAATGGTCTATGGCATTAACTATACCTAAACAGGAAATATTTAATGAAGCAAATGAATTAAAATATAAATTTATAATTATGACTATATTATTTATATTGATTGGTATGGTAGTAGGTTTTATAATATCAAAATCTATAAAACAACCACTATTAAAAATAAAAAAATATGCACAGCAATTGTCAAATTGTAATTTAAGTCATAGAATAAGCATAGATAGAAAGGATGAATTTGGACAAGTAGCTAATTCATTAAATACGGCTATAAATAATGTGGAGAAGATTATTTATTCTGTAAAGCTTAATGGAAAAGATACTTTACAATCTACTAATGATATAAATAGTATGTTTGAAAAAATACATGAGCATGTAGAAAATGTTTCACATAAATCTAATAAAATTTCAGCCAATATGCAGCAAGCTTCTGCATATATAGAAGAATTAACTTGTAAGTCCTTAAATATAGAAGATGAAATAAATAATACTGTAGAAGAAGCAAGAAATGGTCTAGAGTTAGCTAATAGTATAAAAAGTAGGGCGAATTCAATGAAGAATGAAACTGAAAACTCAAGGGCTAAAATTTTAGGTATTTATTCTGAATCAAAAGAAAAGTTAAATGCAGCCTTACAGAATACAAAAGTTGTTGAAAATATCTCTACAATGGCAGAAGTTATAAAAGATATATCTAAAAAGACAAATCTGTTAGCTTTAAATGCTGCCATTGAAGCTGCAAGAGCAGGTGAACATGGAAAGGGGTTTTCAATAGTAGCAGATGAAATAAGAAAATTAGCAGAGCAATCTAATGGTGTGGTTCAAGATATACAGGAAAATGTAAAAAGCGTTTTAAATTCAGTAGAAAGACTTTCTGAATCATCAAAGTTCATTTTAAATGTTATAGATAATGAGATATTAGAAAGTTATGATAAAATTATGCTTGTAAGCGATGATTATAAAAACGATGGAAGTAAATTTCAAAGTATAATAGAAGGATTTAATGTATTATTACAGGATATTTATGTTTCAATAGAAGAAATGACAGTAAATATGAAAACATTGGCAGAGTCCATGGGTGAATGTGCAGATGCATCAACTAATATTGTGGATAATATAGAAAATCTTAAAGAAGAAAATTTACATATATGTGATAAATCAAGTAAAAATGCACAGGGAGCAGAACAATTACTACAATCCATAAGTGAATTTAAGATTAAGTTATGTAAAGAAAGTTAA
- a CDS encoding SdpI family protein, translating into MVYSLIFGLVTLAFGLIPKIVRPKKINSWYGYRTPISMINQETWDEGNRYSSNQYIIAGIVLIIIGKISYTFIANKPYLVPLIAFVPVLSVTVFTTDKHLKKIFDSNGEKISNSGKLKEKGI; encoded by the coding sequence ATGGTATATTCTTTGATTTTTGGTTTAGTAACATTGGCATTTGGGTTAATACCTAAGATAGTAAGACCAAAGAAGATTAATTCTTGGTATGGATATAGGACACCTATATCAATGATAAATCAGGAAACTTGGGATGAAGGAAATAGATATTCATCAAATCAATATATTATAGCTGGTATTGTTTTGATAATTATAGGTAAAATCTCCTATACTTTTATTGCTAATAAACCATATTTAGTTCCGCTTATAGCTTTTGTTCCAGTACTGTCAGTAACAGTATTTACAACAGATAAACATTTGAAAAAAATTTTTGATAGTAACGGTGAGAAAATAAGTAATTCGGGTAAATTAAAAGAAAAAGGTATATAA